A window of Aquipuribacter sp. SD81 contains these coding sequences:
- a CDS encoding GuaB3 family IMP dehydrogenase-related protein — protein sequence MNELEIGRAKRGRRAYSLDDVAIVPSRRTRDPEDVSTAWQIDAYRFELPLLAAPMDSVMSPATAVAVGRHGGLGVLDLEGVWTRYEDPEPLLAEIATLDPAAATARMQEIYAAPVRPDLITQRLAEVRAAGVTVAGSLTPQRTQELWQTVVAAGVDLFVIRGTTVSAEHVSANSEPLNLKRFIYELDVPVIVGGAATYTAALHLMRTGAAGVLVGFGGGAAHTTRQTLGIHAPMASAVADVAAARRDYLDESGGRYVHVIADGGLGRSGAVVNAVACGADAVMLGTALARAEEAPGRGWHWGPEAHHPVLPRGERVHVGTVAPLAEILLGPGRSADGTSNLFGALRRAMATTGYLDLKEFQRVEVVVSPYRPG from the coding sequence GTGAACGAGCTCGAGATCGGCCGTGCCAAGCGGGGCCGCCGCGCCTACTCCCTCGACGACGTCGCGATCGTGCCGTCCCGCCGCACCCGCGACCCCGAGGACGTGTCGACGGCCTGGCAGATCGACGCCTACCGCTTCGAGCTCCCGCTGCTCGCCGCGCCGATGGACTCCGTCATGAGCCCGGCGACGGCCGTGGCCGTGGGCCGCCACGGTGGTCTCGGGGTGCTCGACCTCGAGGGCGTGTGGACCCGGTACGAGGACCCCGAGCCGCTTCTCGCCGAGATCGCGACGCTCGACCCCGCCGCCGCCACGGCGCGCATGCAGGAGATCTACGCCGCCCCCGTCCGGCCCGACCTCATCACGCAGCGCCTCGCCGAGGTCCGCGCCGCCGGGGTCACGGTCGCGGGCTCCCTCACCCCGCAGCGCACGCAGGAGCTGTGGCAGACGGTCGTGGCCGCGGGCGTCGACCTGTTCGTCATCCGCGGCACGACGGTGTCCGCCGAGCACGTGTCGGCCAACAGCGAGCCGCTCAACCTCAAGCGCTTCATCTACGAGCTCGACGTGCCCGTCATCGTGGGGGGCGCCGCGACCTACACCGCGGCCCTGCACCTCATGCGCACCGGCGCGGCGGGCGTCCTCGTCGGCTTCGGCGGCGGCGCCGCCCACACGACGCGGCAGACGCTCGGCATCCACGCACCCATGGCGAGCGCCGTCGCCGACGTGGCGGCCGCGCGCCGCGACTACCTCGACGAGTCCGGCGGGCGCTACGTGCACGTCATCGCCGACGGCGGCCTCGGCCGCAGCGGCGCGGTCGTCAACGCCGTGGCGTGCGGCGCGGACGCCGTCATGCTCGGCACCGCCCTCGCCCGCGCGGAGGAGGCCCCGGGCCGGGGCTGGCACTGGGGGCCGGAGGCGCACCACCCCGTGCTGCCGCGCGGGGAGCGGGTGCACGTCGGGACGGTCGCGCCGCTGGCGGAGATCCTGCTCGGCCCGGGTCGCAGCGCGGACGGCACGAGCAACCTCTTCGGCGCCCTGCGTCGGGCGATGGCGACGACGGGCTACCTCGACCTCAAGGAGTTCCAGCGGGTAGAGGTCGTCGTGTCGCCGTACCGGCCGGGCTGA
- the guaB gene encoding IMP dehydrogenase, protein MVTQPPAGPVHPVPDPFATVGLTYDDVLLLPGESDVVPSATSTRSRVSKRISVEVPLLSSAMDTVTESRMAIAMARQGGLGVLHRNLSAEDQAQQVDLVKRSEAGMVTHPVTTSPSATLAEVDELCGRYRVSGLPVVDAAGVLVGIVTNRDLRFEADHSRRVEDVMTRMPLVTAPVGTSPEDAMALLGRHKVEKLPLVDGDGRLRGLITVKDFTKREQYPLATKDDDGRLRVAAAIGIFEDAWKRAMLLVEAGVDLLVVDMAHGHSRAVLDMIRRLKADPAVAGVDVVGGNVATRAAAQALVDAGVDGVKVGVGPGSICTTRVVAGVGVPQVSAIHEAAQACAPAGVPVIGDGGLQYSGDIAKALVAGADTVMLGSLLAGCEESPGELVFVNGKQYKSYRGMGSLGAQQTRAGARSFSKDRYFQNDVAADDEFVPEGVEGQVPYRGPLGAVAHQLVGGLRQSMFYVGAETVEQLKQRGRFVRITSAGLKESHPHDIRMTNEAPNYTVR, encoded by the coding sequence GTGGTGACCCAGCCCCCCGCCGGCCCCGTCCACCCCGTCCCCGACCCGTTCGCCACGGTCGGTCTGACGTACGACGACGTGCTGCTGCTGCCGGGGGAGAGCGACGTCGTCCCGAGCGCCACGTCGACGCGCTCGCGGGTGTCGAAGCGCATCAGCGTCGAGGTGCCGCTGCTGTCGAGCGCGATGGACACGGTCACCGAGTCCCGGATGGCCATCGCCATGGCGCGGCAGGGCGGGCTCGGCGTCCTTCACCGCAACCTGTCGGCGGAGGACCAGGCCCAGCAGGTCGACCTCGTCAAGCGGTCGGAGGCGGGCATGGTGACCCACCCGGTCACCACCAGCCCGTCGGCCACCCTCGCCGAGGTCGACGAGCTGTGCGGGCGCTACCGCGTGAGCGGCCTGCCCGTGGTCGACGCCGCCGGGGTGCTCGTCGGCATCGTCACCAACCGCGACCTGCGCTTCGAGGCCGACCACTCCCGCCGGGTCGAGGACGTCATGACCCGGATGCCGCTGGTCACCGCGCCCGTCGGCACGTCGCCGGAGGACGCCATGGCGCTGCTCGGGCGCCACAAGGTCGAGAAGCTGCCGCTGGTCGACGGCGACGGCCGGCTGCGCGGGCTCATCACGGTCAAGGACTTCACCAAGCGCGAGCAGTACCCGCTCGCGACGAAGGACGACGACGGCCGGCTGCGCGTGGCGGCGGCCATCGGCATCTTCGAGGACGCGTGGAAGCGCGCGATGCTCCTCGTCGAGGCCGGTGTCGACCTGCTCGTCGTCGACATGGCGCACGGGCACTCCCGCGCGGTCCTCGACATGATCCGCCGGCTCAAGGCCGACCCGGCCGTCGCGGGTGTCGACGTGGTCGGCGGGAACGTCGCGACCCGGGCCGCCGCGCAGGCGCTCGTGGACGCGGGTGTCGACGGGGTCAAGGTCGGCGTCGGGCCCGGCTCGATCTGCACGACGCGCGTCGTCGCGGGCGTGGGCGTGCCCCAGGTCAGCGCCATCCACGAGGCGGCCCAGGCGTGCGCGCCCGCGGGCGTGCCCGTCATCGGCGACGGCGGCCTGCAGTACTCCGGCGACATCGCCAAGGCGCTCGTCGCCGGCGCGGACACCGTCATGCTCGGCTCGCTGCTCGCCGGCTGCGAGGAGAGCCCCGGCGAGCTCGTCTTCGTCAACGGCAAGCAGTACAAGTCCTACCGCGGCATGGGCAGCCTCGGCGCCCAGCAGACGCGCGCGGGCGCGCGCTCGTTCAGCAAGGACCGCTACTTCCAGAACGACGTCGCGGCCGACGACGAGTTCGTGCCCGAGGGCGTCGAGGGCCAGGTGCCCTACCGCGGCCCGCTGGGGGCGGTGGCCCACCAGCTCGTCGGTGGCCTGCGCCAGTCGATGTTCTACGTCGGCGCGGAGACCGTCGAGCAACTCAAGCAGCGCGGCCGGTTCGTGCGCATCACGTCCGCTGGGCTGAAGGAGAGCCACCCGCACGACATCCGCATGACGAACGAGGCGCCCAACTACACCGTCCGCTGA
- the shbA gene encoding RNA polymerase sigma factor ShbA, translating to MSQQDTTLTAPDDGRSLWSRLVARAVAGEPDAVETLVAGVRQRVHRYCRARLRGYPGAEQAADDVAQEVCVAVLTALPHYEDTGRPFEAFVFRVAGFKVADAQRQALGREQPVGDLPDSESDALADSPERSAVVASEADRVTRLMERLPGQQREVLVLRVAVGMSTDETAAALGMSPGAVRVTQHRALARLRVLVEDTEEARAGAGARGAAGGRR from the coding sequence ATGTCGCAGCAGGACACCACCCTCACCGCCCCGGACGACGGGCGCAGCCTCTGGTCGCGCCTCGTGGCCCGTGCGGTGGCGGGGGAGCCCGATGCAGTCGAGACCCTGGTCGCGGGTGTCCGGCAGCGCGTCCACCGCTACTGCCGGGCGCGGTTGCGGGGCTACCCCGGCGCCGAGCAGGCCGCGGACGACGTGGCCCAGGAGGTGTGCGTCGCCGTGCTGACGGCCCTGCCGCACTACGAGGACACGGGGCGCCCCTTCGAGGCGTTCGTGTTCCGGGTGGCCGGGTTCAAGGTCGCGGACGCGCAGCGCCAGGCCCTCGGGCGCGAGCAGCCCGTCGGGGACCTGCCCGACTCCGAGAGCGACGCGCTGGCCGACAGCCCGGAGCGCAGCGCCGTGGTGGCGAGCGAGGCCGACCGGGTGACACGGCTCATGGAGCGGCTGCCCGGTCAGCAGCGGGAGGTCCTCGTGCTGCGCGTGGCCGTCGGCATGTCGACCGACGAGACCGCCGCCGCGCTCGGGATGTCGCCGGGCGCCGTGCGCGTCACGCAGCACCGCGCCCTCGCGCGGCTGCGGGTCTTGGTCGAGGACACCGAGGAGGCACGTGCCGGTGCCGGTGCCCGGGGAGCCGCGGGAGGCCGCAGGTGA